Part of the Longimicrobiales bacterium genome, GTGCACCAGGTCGACGAAGTTGAACCGGGGCTGCACGCCCAGGAACAGCGCGATCTCGCCCAGCTCCAGATCCAGATCGAGCAGCAGGACGCGCTTGTCTGTCAGCTGGTGCAGGTGAATGGCCAGGTTCGCGGCCACCGTCGAGGAGCCGGATCCCCCTTTTGCGCTGAAGAAGGCCAGCAGCTTGCCGGGTTCGTGAACCACGCCGCCCGCAGCGCCGAGCTTCCGCTCCATGCGCTCCAGTGCGCCGGAGAGTGACTCCTGCGTCAGCGGCTTCGTCAGATACTCCGATACGCCAGCCTGCATGGCGTTCATGAGCAGCTCCGGCGAGGGCGCCGGGCCGGCGGCCACGAAGCGCAGATCCGGATGCGAATCGGCCAGGAACTGCACCAGCTTCACCCCGAGTACGGGATCCGCTTCCAGGTCCACGAATACGATCACCGGCCGGGCCTCTCGCAGCTGCTTGAGCTGCTGATCGGCGATAGCCGTGAACGGTACCGTGATTTCCGCTGCAACCGTGATCGGCTGGCGCGACGCGGTAAGCGCGCGCTTCAGCGCTTCGCGGAATGCCGCATCCGTCGAGATCACGACGCTGGGGATGTTCACGGCGATCATGGCTTCAGCCATCGTTCTTCTGCCTCGAGCTCACCGGGCACCGTCGTTCGGCGGCGGCACACGGCGCTGCGGTACGGGCAACGGATGCGGAACCGGCGGCCGCATGTGTCGGTCCCGGCTCCAGGTATCCGGCTCCCCGGGCGGTATGGGCGGTGCCTCATCGTAAGGCGCGACCAGCCACGGCGTAACCAGAACCAGCAGCTCCATCCGGTCCTCGCGCCTGTTCTTGTTGCGGAACAGCGCACCAATGATCGGGATGTCACCCAGGATCGGGAGACGGGTCACGCTTTCCAGAGTGTTGTTGTCCAGCAGCCCTGCAATGGCGAACGTCTGCCCGTGCAACAGCTCGACGGTCGTCTCGG contains:
- a CDS encoding AAA family ATPase — protein: MAEAMIAVNIPSVVISTDAAFREALKRALTASRQPITVAAEITVPFTAIADQQLKQLREARPVIVFVDLEADPVLGVKLVQFLADSHPDLRFVAAGPAPSPELLMNAMQAGVSEYLTKPLTQESLSGALERMERKLGAAGGVVHEPGKLLAFFSAKGGSGSSTVAANLAIHLHQLTDKRVLLLDLDLELGEIALFLGVQPRFNFVDLVHNFHRLDAELLASYIERHESGVHLLSAPFHPEKVEAVSGDQIRQILKFLKHNYDYVVVDTPRSFSPAATAAFEQSDAIYIVTAVDLPSLRNIKRSLPLLERITGAQLKDRVRLVVNRYHPDNVISLEEVHRTLGLNVHWKLSNDYEAVINSINAGKPLMSDNRNSAVKNDLRALGAEIAGLKPLAGKKRSGLRGLFRNSTS